The following coding sequences lie in one Diceros bicornis minor isolate mBicDic1 chromosome 33, mDicBic1.mat.cur, whole genome shotgun sequence genomic window:
- the PKIA gene encoding cAMP-dependent protein kinase inhibitor alpha, giving the protein MTDVETTYADFIASGRTGRRNAIHDILVSSASGNSNELALKLAGLDINKTEGEEDAQRTSTEQSGEAQGEAGKSES; this is encoded by the exons ATGACTGATGTGGAAACTACATATGCAGATTTTATTGCTTCAGGAAGAACGGGTAGAAGAAATGCAATACATGACATCCTGGTTTCCTCTGCAAGTGGCAACAGCAATGAATTAGCCTTGAAATTAGCAGGTCTTGATATCAACAAGACAG AAGGTGAAGAGGATGCACAGCGAACTTCAACAGAACAAAGCGGGGAAGCCCAGGGGGAGGCAGGAAAGTCCGAAAGCTAA